Genomic segment of Engystomops pustulosus chromosome 8, aEngPut4.maternal, whole genome shotgun sequence:
cttctaggaggcccaggacccaagccttctaggaggcccaggacccaagccttctaggtgtCCCAGGACCCAAACCTTCTAGGAGGCCCatgacccaagccttctaggaggcccaggacccaagccttctaggtggcccaggacccaagccttctaggaggcCCAGGACCCAAACCTTCTAGGTGGCCCatgacccaagccttctaggtggCCCAGGACCCAAACCTTCTAGGTGGCCCatgacccaagccttctaggtggcccaggacccaagccttctaggtgtCCCAGGACCCAAACCTTCTAGGTGTCCCAGGACCCAAACCTTCTAGGTGGCCCatgacccaagccttctaggaggcCCAGGACCCAAACCTTCTAGGTGGCCCatgacccaagccttctaggtggcccaggacccaagccttctaggtgtCCCAGGACCCAAACCTTCTAGGAGGCCcaggacccaagccttctaggtgtCCCAGGACCCAAACCTTCTAGGAGGCCCatgacccaagccttctaggaggcccaggacccaagccttctaggtggcccaggacccaagccttctaggaggcCCAGGACCCAAACCTTCTAGGTGGCCCatgacccaagccttctaggtggCCCAGGACCCAAACCTTCTAGGTGGCCCatgacccaagccttctaggtggcccaggacccaagccttctaggtgtCCCAGGCACCAAGCCTTCTAGGTGGCCcaggacccaagccttctaggtgtCCCAGGCACCAAGCCTTCTAGGTGGCCcaggacccaagccttctaggtgtCCCAGGCACCAAGCCTTCTAGGTGGCCcaggacccaagccttctaggtgtCCCAGGCACCAAGCCTTCTAGGTGGCCcaggacccaagccttctaggtggCCCAGGACCCAAGCCTTATAGGTGGCCcaggacccaagccttctaggtgtCCCAGGACCCAAACCTTCTAGtaacccggggcccaagccttctagtaaCCCGGGGCCAAAGCCTTCTAGGTGGCCcggtgtcaaggagatattaattgtgaatgtataagattggtttaactatagggtaattacaaactttgtttaaatatttggcatctattgaagcgtccaggcagcttttatgacatcctggagctttaacagcctgataacctctgacctgaagactggtctgttcagaccccaaaggacatttggtctccctaccccccctcttctgcatcaggatttggaaacaaaaggctgtttaaatattcctggactctcccccctcattaaaactttgcccaatcctgaatgaccctctgggctaattaatgaatgggaggttctgaaatctgaaccaaactgagaagttataaaacaatatgaaatccaagaattggtgttcacattttgggggctgcttgacaagctgagtgtgtcccttatttctcccacctccagggaatcaggatttactataagttgtaagtttctgttagttttctccctttttattttataactgtttgccgtgttgtgtgtcattttattttgtaattcttttgtttttaatatctttttatgcactgatcaactttttgtaattaaagcttttcactttaattttggtccctataggctctgcgaactcatagccttgtgaagtgtgactagctgtgttactgctaaagtgcatgtctagtggtgtgacaaagtgactgcttgagagcaagaattgatgtagagtgggatacttattggtcccagtataaatgcaataagtggtggcagcgggtctggttctggtgctggagctgtatgaggtgtgatttaggctcaatttgtgtcctgagtgaaaggtgagcgcaagtttgagtaggctaaattaacccgtacagttgcaccccacgtcacgtgacgaggcggcggcgtcctcgccgtgacaaattggttggcagcggtgggataaattcatttttgtcagagcattaagtgttgggattaagtaactaacccctgcacttaaggactagtggaatccttgcgaggagtaccctagttttacacggaccaaatcagtgctgttctaagacacacgtgcaaacagtttcccttccccgtttttcttttctatcttttatttggcaaaggttgcactcagtgatggcaaccatctacaagagacagagcaaggaggctctagtccacctctgtgagcagagaggcatcgacccggctgacaagtccaaagagctgctggtttgtgctctgatggagcaagatgcagagcaaggatctggcacggctcaagggagccaagatatggacattaatcctggaagagtttcccctgaggctacccacagcaggagccctcaggaaggcatggatgtgtctctacaaatggccctacagcagctaggtgaatgtgatcctagcctgcgactgcagcttatccttcaatttaatcaggcggccgcagagcgagagaaggagagagcggccgcagagcgagagaaggagagagcggccgcagagcgagagaaggagagagcgaccgcagagagagagaaggagagagcagccgcagagcgagaggagagagcggccgcagagagagaggagagagcagccgcagagcgccaggctgatagagaattcaggctggaaatggcgcgtattgaaaggggtatcaattctgtgcaaccccaatcccaggatgtagaccccaaaagacctcgtcaagaacgttttccagtactggacaaggatggggacttggacatttttctgcggtcttttgagaagacctgcagacaataccatctgccccgtgagcagtgggcacagtatttaagcccagggctaagaggcaaagccctggaagtatttgctgaccttcctcttgagcttgatgaggactatgacgctataaaagctgctttgattaaaaagtacaacctaactccagaggtgtatcgcaagaaattccggagtgtaaagcgagaaacaactgagagctacgctgatacagtaggcaacttacggactacctttctacagtggacccgaggactttctgtcaacagccgtgaggacctggaggatctcatgataaaagatcagtttctgcacatttgtcctgtggatgtacgacagtttgtttgtgacagggagcctaaaactgcggatgaagctgcgcagattgcagactcctacaccgccaaccggatgcctgaagcAAAGAGGGAAACTTCCCCCCAAAGGTCCTCcagctggaaggagaaacaagccaggacaacatcacaaccttctgtctccaaagtgggtgagaaccttacactgagggagtctataaatcagggggatatgcgcaaatgttttaattgtaacaaagtgggtcatctgaggtctgcgtgcccagagagaggggcgactgtctactctacagtaccagtagtcatgctgctttctggtgatatggaGAAATTACAGCACCacatgcagactgtgatagtgggGGATAGAGTCACTcagggattaagagactcaggggcaAGTTATTCTCTTGTTCGCCCTGAGATTATAAACCCTaaggacatcattccagaaaagactttgcctgtgaaggggataactgggtgccatccaggagtgcccgtcgccaaggtttttatggactggggttctggtagaggtatcagacaagtgggagtgtcacaagaattgcctgtggatgtattgttgggaaatgatttgggaaaaatgacaactgtgtatgtgcctgatgtacaacaatcatatgagaaaatgggcagaagcccaaggggactggtctgggagggaggacaggatagcaagagcaaggctatgcctgctccagaaccagaggtgtcccagtatgaggaagctacgggggagggggtggtgaatgggcccccagagataaccctgcagtcagcagatatgaTGAAGGGTGTGAGAGGatgccaagatggagtctctaaatctgcacctcaaagctctaaggtcctgagtgtggatctggtggaggccattactcaaggagaggtcctagagcagacaggaggtgtcaagatgagtaaggctcagagcatgagccacaaagatgcctctactcagactggggagatgcagtgtgtctatgagccaaagacagcgtgtacactagaaccagtgctaaGAGATGAGACtggggtccacagtgaggtcgggttcccagtgatgagtgttgccagtgcagttttggggagcgatcagaaaggggagcaggggcatagggactctcaggagagcgttcagtcagtggtccaacctaagccctgtagtataaatgatAAAGAGATGGACTCTAATAGCTGTACAGCAGGAAAACCAAAGCATAATGTAATTGGGTAcagtagtcctacacttaactccattggcatttcatccagcagggagagggttaaccatttcacacttgggagaggggacacagaacttagtgtttctgcagcacaaagccataaagtcagcagggggtcccagcacagcagtgtaccaGTGACCAGGGGAGATAGTACTTGGCCTTATACACGGGACAAAGGACCAGGTGGTTGATGTGCCCAGgtaatcacatcttatggcaatgatttttatggtactgaacttctgcaatgtattattggtaattggcttgggaaaatttaaaatggcgtgggtcatttcaaatttgcccaatcttgaaagggggaggtgtcaaggagatattaattgtgaatgtataagattggtttaactatagggtaattacaaactttgtttaaatatttggcatctattgaagcgtccaggcagcttttatgacatcctggagctttaacagcctgataacctctgacctgaagactggtctccctaccccccctcttctgcatcaggatttggaaacaaaaggctgtttaaatattcctggactctcccccctcattaaaactttgcccaatcctgaatgaccctctgggctaattaatgaatgggaggttctgaaatctgaaccaaactgagaagttataaaacaatatgaaatccaagaaatggtgttcacattttgggggctgcttgacaagctgagtgtgtcccttatttctcccacctccagggaatcaggatttactataagttgtaagtttctgttagttttttccctttttattttataactgtttgccgtgttgtgtgtcattttattttgtaattcttttgtttttaatatctttttatgcactgatcaactttttgtaattaaagcttttcactttaattttggtccctataggctctgcgaactcatagccttgtgaagtgtgactagctgtgttactgctaaagtgcatgtctagtggtgtgacaaagtgactgcttgagagcaagaattgatgtagagtgggatacttattggtcccagtataaatgcaataagtggtggcagcgggtctggttctggtgctggagctgtatgaggtgtgatttaggctcaatttgtgtcctgagtgaaaggtgagcgcaagtttgagtaggctaaattaacccgtacagttgcaccccacgtcacgtgacgaggcggcggcgtcctcgccgtgacacccGGGGCCAAAGCCTTCTAGGTGGCCTGGGGCCAAAGCCTTCTAGGTGGACCAGAACCCAGGCCTTCTAGgtggcccagggcccaagccttctaggtggACCAgaacccaagccttctagggggcgcAAGCTAGCAacccaaactacccaccaaaATTTGTACTGATAAGgagcttcacccatgaaattcttgtacatctgttcctgttctcaatacacatgtacacaagagccatttccagACCTTTCTAGGTTCTCCAAAAATCCTGTCACCACAGATTTAaaacagacagaagggacacatcctgcaTTTGACAAGGCTGATTCTAGTATCAGATGTAGGAAGACAATCCTGGATGTGTAGGAACTatgatattcatacagcccagagcccatggcagtcttactcCACCCTTAGCAATGCTCTGTAGATATCAGCTATACTTCTATTCTCTGAGTGTAAGGTCACCAAGCAGGCACCCAACTACGAGACCAGAGCAGTTGGACCTGTTGTAAGTatctctaatagagatgagcgaacatgctcgtccgagcttgatgctcggtcgagcattagggtactcgaaactgctcgttactcggacgaatacttcgcccgctcgagaaaatggcagctcccgccgttttgctttttggcggccagaaacagagccaatcacaagccaggagactctgcactccacccagcatgacgtggtacccttacacgtcgatagcagtggttggctggccagatcaggtgaccctgggatagactagccgctggccgcgctgctcggatcattctgtctctggatgccgctagggagagagctgctgctggtcagggaaagcgttagggtgttctattagcttactgttaggcaggagtgattctcaaagaacccaacagcccttcttagggctacaataacgttatactttttttattttaatttgcatctattaccattttgtgaggaattagcagggggacttgctaccgttgtgtttagctcttagtggcacacatatccatagcaaaggccgaagtgggaaaattcagtaggggttggatttctattaggcactaactcagtgtcatctcatctggcatagtagtgtgcttcctttgatacttggctagaaaatagccataggagaatacaaacagcttcttgaagcctacagtagcgttctatatatttgatttctggttgatctgctggtggctgtagtttctgcagtgcatgtacttgccaattctgagcaatttgtagtgagacttgcgaccgctgtgttctgcgcttagtgacgcacatatccatagcaaaggctgaagtgggaaaattcagtaggggttggatttctattaggcactaactcagtgtcatctcatctggcatagtagtgtgcttcctttgatacttggctagaaaatagccatagcaataggataggattgtttggttctaaaaactcaaaaaaaaacaaaaaacacaaaaaaaaacaaaaaacacaaaaaaacacaaaaaaaaacaaaaaaaagtaaaaaaaaaaaaaaagttataactctcattttaaaaatgtttaaccccagggctaggggtagaggacgagggcggggacgtgggtgtccaactactgcaggggtcagaggccgtggtcctgggcggggtgagacaccacctgctgatgagggagcaggggaacgccgcagagctacactccctaggttcatgtctgaagttactgggactcgtggtagagcactgttgaggccagaacagtgcgaacaggtgatgtcgtggattgctgacaatgcttcgagcaatttgtccaccaccagtcagtcttccacgcagtccacccatgtcaccgaaatccccactcctccagctcctgcacctcagcctcctcccccccagtctgccccctcccaggaaaatttgccatttgaaccggcatactctgaggaactgttttctggacccttcccacagtcacaaaccacttgtccggttgctgctgagcaattttccgatgcccaggttttccaccagtcacagtctgtgggtgatgatgaccttcttgacgtagtggaagtgtgtaaagaggtgtccgacgatgaggagacacggttgtcagacagtggggaagttgttgtcagggcaggaagtccgaggggggagcagactgagggatcggaggatgatgaggtgacagacccaagctgggttgagaggccgggtgaacacagtgcttctgagacggaggagagtcctcgacctgaacaggttggaagaggcagtggtggggccagacggagaggcagggccagagctggtgcatcagcgccactgtcaactagtgaagctcccgtggtgagggctcttgcggcgagggctagatcttcagaagtgtggaggttctttaaggaaacaccggatgaccgacggactgtggtgtgcaacatttgccaaaccaggctcagcaggggttccaccactactagcttaactaccaccagtatgcgcaggcatatgaatgctaagcaccccactcagtggcaacaagcccgttcacctccggccgtgcacaccactgctccttcccctgtgtcagctgctagtcagccccctgcccaggaccctgccacaaaaaccccatcgtcgcctccacgatcctccacagcatccaccagcgttcagctctccataccccagacgctggagcggaaacgcaaatatagtgcaacccacccgcacgcccaagcccttaatgtgcacatctccagattgcttagcctggagatgctgccctataggctagtagagaccgaggcctttcgcaacctcatggcggcggccgcccctcggtattcggtccccagccgccactacttttcccgatgtgccgtcccagccctgcaccagcacgtgtcagacaacatcatccgtgccctgaccaacgccgtttctgacaaggtccacctgaccacggacacgtggacgagtgctgccgggcagggccactatatatcgctgacggcacattgggttaacttggtggaggctgggaccgagtctgaccctggggctgctcatatactgccgacgccgaggattgcggggcctacctcggtccaggtgtttcaggcctactatgcctcctcctcctcccacccctcctccacctcctcctccgaactaccatccgtgggcacggcgccatcagtcggtagctctaggcacagcagcagtgccgtcgctaagcgacagcaggcggtgctcaaactgctgagcctaggcgacaaaaggcacaccgcccaagagctattacagggcatcacggcgcagactgatctgtggctggcaccgctgaacctcaagccgggaatggttgtgtgtgacaacggccgtaacctggtggcggctctgcaactcggcagactgacacatgtgccatgcctggcccatgtgttaaatctgatagtgcagcgtttcctcaagacataccccaatctgtctgatttgctcacgaaggtgcgccgcatctgtgcgcatttcaggaagtccagcccagatgctgccactctcagggcagcgcagcgccgcctccaactgcccgctcaccgactgttgtgcgacgtgcccacgaggtggaattcaacactgaccatgttatccagagtttaccagcagcgcagagcgattgtagactgccagatgtcaacttccaccagaactggtagtcaggtcagtcagcttcctcaagtctacaatgaggagtggacgtggatgtctgatatctgtcaggtgctgagtaactttgaggagtcaacacagatggtcagtggcgatgccgccatcatcagcctcaccatcccgctgcttggcctgttgaaaaactctctggtcagcatgaagtcggaagctttgcgctcatcacaagagacgggggaagaatattcccttgttgatagccaaagcaccctgaggtctgtttctcagcgcatatcggaggaggtggaggtggaggaggatgaggaggaagaggaggagaatgttggcgagacacaagaggggaccattgttgagtccttcactgttcagcgtgtatgggcagaagaagaggagttggaggagttggaggaggaggaaatggacagtcaggccagtgaggggagtgaattcttacgcgttggtactctggcgcatatggcagatttcatgctaggctgcctatcccgtgaccctcgcgttcaaagaatttattccagcaccgattactgggtgttcactctcctggacccacggtacaagcaaaatcttcccactctcatccctgcagaggaaaggagtgtgagaatgcatgaataccagcaggccctggtgcacaagctgaaacagtatttcccttctgacagcgctagcggcagagtgcgtagttctgcgggacaagtagcgagggagagtaggcgagcaggcagcttgtccagcactggcaagggtacgctttacaaggcttttgccagctttatgtcaccccagcaagacactgtcacctgtccccagtctcggcagagtagggctgatctttacagaaagatggtgagggagtacgtagctgaccataccatcgtcctaaatga
This window contains:
- the LOC140075535 gene encoding uncharacterized protein: MARIERGINSVQPQSQDVDPKRPRQERFPVLDKDGDLDIFLRSFEKTCRQYHLPREQWAQYLSPGLRGKALEVFADLPLELDEDYDAIKAALIKKYNLTPEVYRKKFRSVKRETTESYADTVGNLRTTFLQWTRGLSVNSREDLEDLMIKDQFLHICPVDVRQFVCDREPKTADEAAQIADSYTANRMPEAKRETSPQRSSSWKEKQARTTSQPSVSKVGENLTLRESINQGDMRKCFNCNKVGHLRSACPERGATVYSTVPVVMLLSGDMEKLQHHMQTVIVGDRVTQGLRDSGASYSLVRPEIINPKDIIPEKTLPVKGITGCHPGVPVAKVFMDWGSGRGIRQVGVSQELPVDVLLGNDLGKMTTVYVPDVQQSYEKMGRSPRGLVWEGGQDSKSKAMPAPEPEVSQYEEATGEGVVNGPPEITLQSADMMKGVRGCQDGVSKSAPQSSKVLSVDLVEAITQGEVLEQTGGVKMRIPGSPMEDNGMVANHKHQHSIHRQHSGLQFLL